A section of the Streptomyces sp. SLBN-118 genome encodes:
- a CDS encoding N,N-dimethylformamidase beta subunit family domain-containing protein, which produces MGAEQIRRWESGALAHAVTDPFGQGPLPWLRGSENFFDDTGQVVPWYADPDRGRSARGPRTADDVRRQIKGFASTGAAGPGEAIDFHITVDPPQQFSVDIYRIGHYAGDGAAKITTSPRLSGIVQPPPLAADRTVACHHWWLSWRLQIPSYWAVGAYVAVLTTADGYRSHIPFTVRDVQPADLLLLLPDITWQAYNLYPEDGRTGASLYHAWDETGRLLGEEDAAITVSFDRPYAGAGLPLHVGHAYDFIRWAERYGYDLAYAETRDLHAGRVDPRRYRGLVFAGHDEYWSAPMRRTVERARDGGTSLVFLSANTMYWQVELGPSPSGVPDRLLTCRKRRCPGKPALWREIDRAEQLLLGIQYAGRVPEPHPLVVRNADHWLWEATGAHDGDELPGLVAGEADRYFPRTALPEHQGRILLAHSPYRDGEGAIRHQETSLYRAPSGALVFAAGTFAWSPALDRPGHVDTRVQRATANLLDRICKRD; this is translated from the coding sequence ATGGGGGCTGAGCAGATCCGGCGATGGGAATCGGGCGCTCTCGCCCACGCCGTCACAGACCCGTTCGGCCAGGGCCCGCTGCCCTGGCTCCGCGGCAGCGAGAACTTCTTCGACGACACCGGCCAGGTCGTTCCCTGGTACGCCGATCCCGACCGCGGCAGGAGTGCGCGCGGACCCCGCACCGCCGACGACGTGCGCCGGCAGATCAAGGGCTTCGCGTCCACCGGCGCGGCCGGCCCCGGAGAGGCGATCGATTTCCACATCACTGTGGACCCGCCCCAGCAGTTCTCGGTCGACATCTACCGCATCGGACACTACGCGGGCGACGGAGCAGCCAAGATCACCACCAGCCCGCGCCTCTCCGGGATCGTCCAGCCGCCCCCGCTCGCCGCCGACCGCACCGTCGCCTGCCACCACTGGTGGCTCTCCTGGCGGCTGCAGATCCCGTCCTACTGGGCGGTCGGCGCGTATGTCGCCGTGCTCACCACCGCCGACGGCTACCGCTCCCACATCCCCTTCACCGTCCGCGACGTTCAGCCCGCCGACCTCCTGCTCCTTCTGCCGGACATCACCTGGCAGGCGTACAACCTCTATCCGGAGGACGGCCGCACGGGCGCCAGCCTCTACCACGCCTGGGACGAGACGGGCCGCCTCCTCGGCGAGGAGGACGCCGCCATCACGGTCTCCTTCGACCGTCCCTACGCGGGCGCGGGCCTGCCCCTCCATGTCGGCCACGCCTATGACTTCATCCGCTGGGCCGAGCGCTACGGCTACGACCTCGCCTACGCGGAGACCCGCGACCTCCACGCCGGCCGCGTCGACCCCCGCCGCTACCGGGGACTGGTCTTCGCCGGCCACGACGAGTACTGGTCGGCCCCGATGCGCCGCACCGTCGAGCGCGCCCGCGACGGCGGCACCTCGCTCGTCTTCCTGTCCGCCAACACCATGTACTGGCAGGTCGAGCTCGGCCCGTCGCCCTCCGGCGTCCCCGACCGCCTGCTGACCTGCCGCAAACGCCGCTGCCCCGGAAAACCGGCCCTGTGGCGCGAGATCGACCGGGCCGAGCAGCTGCTGCTGGGCATCCAGTACGCGGGCCGGGTCCCCGAGCCACACCCCCTGGTCGTACGCAACGCCGATCACTGGCTCTGGGAGGCGACCGGCGCACACGACGGCGACGAGCTCCCCGGCCTGGTCGCGGGCGAGGCCGACCGGTACTTCCCGCGGACCGCCCTGCCCGAACACCAGGGCCGGATCCTGCTCGCCCACTCCCCCTACCGGGACGGCGAGGGCGCCATCCGCCACCAGGAGACGTCCCTGTACCGCGCACCCTCGGGCGCCCTCGTCTTCGCCGCCGGCACCTTCGCCTGGTCCCCGGCGCTGGACCGCCCCGGCCATGTCGACACCCGTGTCCAGCGGGCGACGGCGAACCTCCTCGACCGCATCTGCAAGCGCGACTGA
- the purD gene encoding phosphoribosylamine--glycine ligase produces MKVLVIGGGAREHALCRSLSLDPDVTDLYCAPGNAGIGEVAELYPVDALDGEAVARLATELEAGLVVVGPEAPLVAGVADAVRAVGIPCFGPSREAAALEGSKAFAKDVMAAAGVPTARSYICTTPEEIDEALDAFGAPYVVKDDGLAAGKGVVVTGDLDKAREHALACGGRVVIEEFLDGPEVSLFAITDGETVVPLTPAQDFKRALDGDEGPNTGGMGAYSPLPWADPKLVDEVMATVLQPTVDELHRRGTPFSGLLYAGLAITSRGVRVIEFNARFGDPETQVVLARLQTPLAGLLLHAAQGTLDLEPPLRWRDDAAVTVVVASHNYPDTPRTGDPIEGLDEVAAQDAPHAYVLHAGTKRDSDAIVSAGGRVLSVTATGKDLAQARERAYRAVARIRLDGSQHRTDIARKAAGE; encoded by the coding sequence GTGAAGGTCCTCGTCATCGGCGGCGGCGCCCGCGAACACGCCCTGTGCCGCTCTCTCTCCCTCGACCCCGACGTCACCGATCTGTACTGCGCGCCCGGAAACGCAGGCATCGGTGAGGTCGCCGAGCTGTATCCGGTCGACGCGCTGGACGGTGAGGCCGTGGCGCGGCTCGCGACCGAGCTGGAGGCCGGGCTCGTCGTCGTCGGCCCGGAGGCGCCGCTGGTCGCCGGGGTCGCCGACGCCGTACGAGCCGTGGGCATTCCCTGCTTCGGCCCCTCCCGCGAGGCGGCCGCGCTGGAGGGCTCCAAGGCCTTCGCCAAGGACGTGATGGCGGCGGCCGGTGTGCCCACGGCCCGCAGCTATATCTGTACGACGCCCGAGGAGATCGACGAGGCACTCGACGCCTTCGGCGCTCCGTACGTCGTCAAGGACGACGGCCTCGCGGCCGGCAAGGGCGTCGTCGTGACCGGCGACCTCGACAAGGCCCGCGAGCACGCGCTGGCCTGCGGCGGCCGCGTGGTCATCGAGGAGTTCCTCGACGGCCCCGAGGTGTCCCTCTTCGCGATCACCGACGGAGAGACCGTCGTCCCCCTCACCCCGGCCCAGGACTTCAAGCGCGCCCTCGACGGCGACGAGGGCCCCAACACCGGTGGCATGGGTGCGTACTCCCCGCTCCCGTGGGCCGACCCGAAGCTGGTCGACGAGGTGATGGCGACCGTCCTCCAGCCCACCGTCGACGAACTGCACCGCCGTGGCACGCCCTTCTCGGGGCTGCTGTACGCGGGTCTGGCGATCACGTCGCGCGGCGTACGCGTCATCGAGTTCAACGCCCGTTTCGGCGACCCCGAGACCCAGGTGGTCCTGGCGCGCCTGCAGACCCCGCTCGCGGGCCTGCTGCTCCACGCCGCCCAGGGCACCCTCGATCTGGAGCCGCCGCTGCGGTGGCGTGATGACGCCGCCGTGACGGTGGTCGTCGCCTCGCACAACTACCCGGACACCCCGCGGACCGGCGACCCGATCGAGGGCCTGGACGAGGTCGCGGCCCAGGATGCGCCCCACGCGTACGTTCTGCACGCCGGGACGAAGCGGGACAGCGACGCGATCGTGAGCGCCGGAGGCCGGGTCCTTTCGGTCACGGCGACCGGGAAAGACCTGGCGCAGGCGCGTGAGCGCGCGTACCGGGCGGTGGCCCGGATCCGTCTCGACGGCTCGCAGCACCGCACGGACATCGCCCGCAAGGCCGCCGGGGAATGA
- a CDS encoding DNA polymerase III subunit gamma and tau, giving the protein MSSLALYRRYRPESFAEVIGQEHVTDPLQQALRNNRVNHAYLFSGPRGCGKTTSARILARCLNCEQGPTPTPCGECQSCRDLARNGPGSIDVIEIDAASHGGVDDARDLREKAFFGPAGSRYKIYIIDEAHMVTPQGFNALLKVVEEPPEHLKFIFATTEPEKVIGTIRSRTHHYPFRLVPPGTLRDYLGKVCDKEKIPVADGVLPLVVRAGGGSVRDSMSVMDQLLAGAAEEGVTYAMATALLGYTDGSLLDSIVDAFASGDGAAAFQVVNTVIEGGNDPRRFVADLLERLRDLVILAAVPDAGTTGLIDAPADVVERMQAQASVFGAAELSRAADLVNTGLTEMRGATSPRLQLELICARVLLPAAFDDERSTQARLDKLERGVTFSTGGPGPAMGYVPGPAAQAHAPVPPAPPAPTDVPAPAPEAPAPAPSAPPAGQRPGAWPAAAAPEAGRRPGGWPTASAPGQGGQQSGPAAAGPAPAPSPAASVPAPAAAAPGMVQGAGQVRNMWPDILEAVKNRRRFTWILLSQNAQVAGFDGTTLQLGFINAGARDNFASSGSEEVLKQALSEQFHVQWKVEAIIDPSGGTAGPGGGAQPPSGGGGGFGGGGTGGGGTGFGGGGGSGYGGGRGQSAPAPQAPAPQNSAPPQAPAPQNSAPAPAPATPAPPPAQEAPQPAAPQASAAEPPRPSPVHSPPTVAPEDDVPEEDDPDLVDSALSGIDVIVRELGATVVEEYTNE; this is encoded by the coding sequence GTGTCGTCCCTTGCGCTGTACCGCCGCTACCGCCCCGAGTCCTTCGCCGAGGTCATCGGTCAGGAGCATGTCACCGACCCGCTGCAGCAGGCCCTGCGGAACAACCGGGTCAATCACGCGTACCTGTTCAGCGGGCCGCGTGGATGCGGCAAGACGACCAGTGCGCGCATCCTCGCCCGCTGCCTGAACTGCGAGCAGGGACCCACGCCCACGCCCTGCGGGGAGTGCCAGTCCTGCCGCGACCTCGCGAGGAACGGGCCGGGGTCGATCGATGTCATCGAGATCGACGCCGCTTCGCACGGTGGCGTGGACGACGCCCGTGATCTTCGTGAGAAGGCATTCTTCGGCCCGGCGGGCAGCCGGTACAAGATCTACATCATCGACGAGGCGCACATGGTCACCCCGCAGGGCTTCAACGCTCTGCTGAAGGTGGTCGAGGAGCCGCCGGAGCATCTCAAGTTCATCTTCGCGACCACCGAGCCCGAGAAGGTCATCGGCACCATCCGGTCACGTACGCACCACTATCCCTTCCGGCTGGTACCCCCCGGGACCTTGCGCGACTACCTGGGCAAGGTGTGCGACAAGGAGAAGATCCCGGTCGCCGACGGGGTGCTGCCGCTCGTCGTCCGGGCGGGCGGGGGGTCCGTGCGTGACTCCATGTCCGTCATGGACCAGTTGCTCGCGGGCGCGGCCGAGGAGGGTGTGACGTATGCCATGGCCACCGCCCTCCTCGGGTACACGGACGGTTCGTTGCTCGACTCGATCGTGGACGCCTTCGCCTCGGGTGACGGCGCCGCGGCATTCCAGGTCGTCAACACGGTCATCGAAGGCGGCAACGACCCGCGGCGCTTCGTCGCCGATCTCCTTGAGCGGCTGCGGGACTTGGTGATCCTGGCCGCCGTGCCCGACGCGGGGACGACCGGGCTCATCGACGCCCCCGCCGACGTGGTCGAGCGGATGCAGGCGCAGGCGTCCGTATTCGGCGCGGCCGAGCTGAGCCGGGCCGCGGATCTCGTCAACACGGGACTCACCGAGATGCGTGGCGCCACCTCGCCACGGCTGCAGCTGGAGCTGATCTGCGCACGGGTACTGCTGCCCGCCGCCTTCGACGACGAGCGCTCGACGCAGGCCCGGCTGGACAAGCTGGAGCGGGGTGTCACGTTCTCGACCGGCGGTCCCGGGCCCGCGATGGGGTACGTCCCGGGGCCCGCGGCCCAGGCACACGCGCCGGTGCCGCCCGCACCCCCCGCGCCCACCGACGTTCCGGCCCCTGCGCCCGAAGCGCCCGCCCCGGCTCCCTCCGCTCCTCCCGCCGGGCAGCGCCCCGGTGCCTGGCCCGCCGCGGCCGCCCCCGAGGCCGGGCGGCGTCCCGGGGGATGGCCCACCGCGTCGGCCCCGGGGCAGGGCGGCCAGCAGTCAGGGCCCGCGGCCGCGGGCCCTGCACCCGCTCCCTCGCCGGCCGCATCGGTTCCCGCCCCCGCCGCGGCCGCTCCCGGCATGGTCCAGGGCGCCGGTCAGGTACGGAACATGTGGCCGGACATCCTGGAGGCCGTGAAGAACCGCCGCCGCTTCACCTGGATCCTGCTCAGCCAGAACGCCCAGGTGGCAGGCTTCGACGGCACCACACTCCAGCTCGGCTTCATCAACGCCGGCGCACGGGACAACTTCGCGAGCAGTGGCAGCGAGGAGGTGCTGAAGCAGGCGCTGTCCGAGCAGTTCCATGTGCAGTGGAAGGTCGAGGCGATCATCGACCCCTCGGGCGGCACGGCCGGTCCCGGCGGCGGCGCCCAGCCCCCGTCCGGCGGTGGCGGCGGCTTCGGTGGAGGCGGCACCGGCGGTGGCGGTACAGGCTTCGGCGGTGGTGGTGGCAGTGGATACGGCGGCGGCCGCGGCCAGTCCGCTCCCGCGCCGCAGGCCCCGGCCCCCCAGAACTCCGCTCCCCCGCAGGCCCCGGCCCCCCAGAACTCCGCTCCCGCCCCGGCTCCCGCCACTCCGGCGCCCCCGCCCGCCCAGGAAGCTCCCCAGCCGGCAGCCCCGCAGGCATCCGCGGCCGAGCCCCCGCGCCCCTCGCCCGTGCACAGCCCGCCCACGGTCGCTCCCGAGGACGACGTGCCGGAAGAGGACGACCCCGACCTCGTCGACTCCGCGCTCTCCGGCATCGACGTGATCGTCCGCGAGCTCGGCGCCACCGTTGTGGAGGAATACACCAACGAATAG
- a CDS encoding site-specific integrase: MAEQRRTRQPNGASSIYFGKDGKWHGRVTVGVRDDGKPDRRHIERKTKAEVTKAVREMERARDAKKLRKPGKGWTVDSWLEHWVENIAKPYVSENTYDGYEVDVRVHLVPGLGAHRLERLEPEHLESFYQKMQDSGSSAGTAHHVHRTIRVALGEAVRRGHVPTNSAEIAKAPRLEEEDIEPYTIEEVQSLLVEAAKLRNSARWVVALALGLRQGEALGLHWEDVDLDAGYVRIRKNRLRPKYRHGCGDGEPCGRKAGYCPQREQVRREHKSTKSRAGRRTVGLPDPLIKLLRHHQEVQAGERLVSGADWEDKGYVFASPLGGPLSPNTDYHLWKRLLRDAGVRDGRLHDARHTAATVLLLLGVPDVVVDSIMGWEPGGAARMRARYMHITGPMLRKVAKQVGDMLWEPPKGN, encoded by the coding sequence ATGGCAGAGCAGAGGCGCACCCGCCAACCCAACGGAGCCTCGTCGATCTACTTCGGCAAGGACGGGAAGTGGCACGGCCGCGTGACGGTCGGCGTTCGGGATGACGGCAAGCCAGACCGCCGTCACATCGAGCGGAAGACCAAGGCCGAAGTGACCAAGGCAGTCCGCGAGATGGAGCGGGCGCGCGACGCCAAAAAGCTCCGGAAACCGGGCAAGGGCTGGACGGTCGACAGCTGGCTTGAGCACTGGGTCGAGAACATCGCCAAGCCCTACGTCTCCGAGAACACGTACGACGGGTACGAGGTCGACGTCCGCGTTCACCTCGTCCCGGGCCTCGGCGCACACCGGCTTGAGCGCCTGGAGCCGGAGCACCTGGAGAGCTTCTACCAGAAGATGCAGGACTCCGGCAGCTCGGCCGGGACGGCGCACCATGTGCACCGCACGATCAGGGTCGCGCTGGGCGAGGCAGTACGCCGTGGGCACGTCCCCACCAATTCGGCGGAGATCGCCAAGGCTCCGCGGCTCGAAGAAGAAGACATCGAGCCGTACACGATCGAGGAGGTTCAGAGCCTGCTCGTCGAGGCGGCCAAGCTCCGCAACAGTGCCCGGTGGGTCGTTGCCCTGGCGCTCGGACTCCGCCAGGGAGAAGCGCTCGGGCTGCACTGGGAAGACGTCGACCTGGACGCGGGATACGTGCGCATCCGTAAGAACCGTCTTCGGCCCAAGTACCGCCATGGGTGCGGCGACGGCGAACCGTGCGGCAGGAAGGCCGGCTATTGCCCCCAGCGTGAGCAGGTGCGGCGCGAGCACAAGTCGACCAAGTCCCGGGCCGGACGGCGCACAGTCGGTCTGCCCGATCCACTGATCAAGCTGCTCCGCCACCACCAGGAGGTGCAGGCGGGGGAGCGCTTGGTCTCCGGTGCTGACTGGGAGGACAAGGGATACGTCTTCGCCTCCCCGCTCGGTGGTCCGCTAAGCCCGAATACCGACTACCACCTGTGGAAGCGACTGCTTCGCGACGCGGGCGTGCGAGACGGACGGCTCCATGATGCTCGCCACACCGCGGCGACCGTGCTGCTCCTCCTCGGCGTCCCGGACGTCGTGGTCGACTCCATCATGGGCTGGGAGCCCGGGGGAGCAGCCCGTATGCGCGCTCGGTACATGCACATCACCGGGCCCATGCTTCGCAAGGTCGCGAAGCAGGTCGGCGACATGCTCTGGGAGCCGCCGAAGGGCAACTGA
- a CDS encoding excisionase family DNA-binding protein encodes MPERRAVDAADSSLVLLTVEEAAQRLRIGRTTCFKLVIAGELESVTVGRLRRVPPDALPAYVAKLRRPSRAA; translated from the coding sequence ATGCCTGAGCGGCGAGCCGTGGATGCCGCCGATTCCTCGCTGGTGCTGCTGACCGTGGAAGAAGCCGCTCAGCGACTCCGCATCGGGCGTACGACGTGCTTCAAGCTCGTGATCGCGGGTGAGCTCGAATCGGTGACCGTCGGCCGACTCCGTCGTGTTCCGCCCGATGCTCTGCCCGCGTACGTGGCAAAGCTCCGTCGTCCGTCTCGCGCGGCCTGA
- a CDS encoding replication initiator gives MPALVRQLRGLGGCTHPVRLDGHRTEHELNPHTGEIGRVLHHLNSAELPAGHLLVRCNNRRATRCAACAEVYRRDTYQLITAGLRGGKGNPETVAQHPRVFATFTAPGFGHVHNRPTDRRGTARPCRCGLLHDQDDDLLGVPLDPATYDYEASVLWNAHAGMLWRRFSIYLRREIAKRAGLTQRDFPKAARVSFAKVAEYQKRGAVHFHAVIRIDGPDGSYSSPPAWATTELLTDAIQAAARSATVNGPVVDGRAHDFRFGRQLDVRPIRSADFEGPAELTERAVAAYIAKYATKGAEAATGTLDRPIKFLAELAHARITDHARRMIRTAWLLGARKDLAELRLRAWAHMLGFRGHFSTKTRHYSTTLGALRNARAEWRRAQALAALPEELRSIEADQDEETTYVVAHWAFAGIGLTRGEEWLSASLAPALGTEGEPTHA, from the coding sequence ATGCCCGCCCTCGTCCGTCAACTGCGTGGCCTGGGCGGCTGCACACACCCCGTACGACTCGACGGCCACCGCACCGAACACGAACTCAACCCGCACACGGGTGAGATCGGCCGGGTCCTGCACCATCTCAACTCGGCAGAGCTCCCGGCCGGCCATCTCCTCGTGCGCTGCAACAACCGCCGGGCGACCCGCTGCGCGGCCTGCGCAGAGGTCTACCGCCGGGACACCTACCAGCTGATCACCGCCGGACTGCGCGGCGGCAAGGGCAACCCTGAGACGGTCGCCCAACACCCAAGGGTGTTCGCCACCTTCACCGCGCCGGGCTTCGGGCACGTCCACAACCGGCCCACCGACCGGCGCGGAACCGCACGGCCCTGCCGCTGCGGCCTCCTGCACGACCAGGACGACGACCTGCTCGGCGTCCCCCTCGACCCGGCAACGTACGACTACGAAGCCTCAGTGCTGTGGAACGCTCACGCCGGGATGCTCTGGCGGCGCTTCTCCATCTACCTGCGCCGAGAGATCGCCAAGCGCGCCGGGCTCACCCAGCGCGACTTCCCGAAAGCCGCGCGGGTCTCGTTCGCCAAGGTGGCCGAGTACCAGAAGCGCGGCGCGGTCCACTTCCATGCGGTGATCCGTATCGACGGCCCGGACGGTAGCTACAGCTCCCCTCCGGCCTGGGCAACGACCGAGCTGCTGACCGACGCGATCCAGGCCGCTGCGCGCAGTGCGACCGTCAACGGGCCCGTGGTCGACGGCCGGGCGCATGACTTCAGGTTCGGTCGACAGCTCGACGTACGCCCGATCCGCTCCGCCGACTTCGAGGGCCCGGCCGAACTGACCGAACGCGCCGTCGCGGCGTACATCGCCAAGTACGCCACCAAAGGCGCCGAGGCTGCTACCGGCACCCTGGACCGCCCGATCAAGTTCCTGGCAGAGCTGGCCCATGCGCGCATCACCGACCACGCCCGGCGGATGATCCGCACGGCCTGGCTGCTCGGCGCGCGCAAGGACCTAGCTGAGCTGCGACTGAGGGCCTGGGCCCACATGCTCGGCTTCCGCGGCCACTTCTCGACCAAGACACGCCACTACTCGACCACCCTCGGCGCGCTGCGCAACGCCCGAGCCGAGTGGCGGCGCGCCCAAGCGCTCGCAGCCCTGCCCGAGGAACTTCGCTCGATCGAGGCGGACCAGGACGAGGAGACGACGTACGTGGTCGCCCACTGGGCGTTCGCCGGTATCGGCCTCACCCGCGGCGAGGAGTGGCTATCCGCCTCGCTCGCCCCCGCGCTCGGCACGGAAGGAGAACCCACCCATGCCTGA
- a CDS encoding mobile element transfer protein, translating into MPAQPRFRRVIRVGPVQVGTYYDGRGREKHTAACTAPRCGFSTDFDSRAAAELAARTHRCSVR; encoded by the coding sequence ATGCCCGCACAGCCGCGCTTCCGACGCGTGATCCGCGTCGGCCCGGTCCAGGTCGGGACGTACTACGACGGCCGTGGCCGCGAGAAGCACACCGCCGCCTGCACGGCTCCCCGCTGCGGCTTCTCCACCGACTTCGACAGTCGAGCCGCCGCCGAACTGGCTGCCCGTACTCACCGCTGTTCCGTCCGCTGA
- a CDS encoding DUF2637 domain-containing protein — protein MRALPVRVDAVLIQAVIAAALSFAHLHDLAVAAGQDGWKAWAYPVSVDLLMVAAWKRLRSGESRAAGWSWFLVAIAASLGANVATAGLLDLDNVPAWLRITVAGWPAVAFLGGTLLAHGANERMEAVDKPAPLPDDELDTPALPATPESPRKPDQLPAALVDHARKVAAEHRTRTGSPIDTSTLRARLGVLMPLAEAIAAQLT, from the coding sequence GTGCGAGCGCTGCCCGTCCGCGTCGACGCCGTCCTGATCCAGGCGGTCATCGCCGCCGCGCTCTCTTTCGCGCACCTTCATGACCTGGCCGTGGCAGCTGGCCAGGACGGTTGGAAGGCGTGGGCCTATCCGGTCAGCGTCGACCTGCTGATGGTCGCCGCCTGGAAGCGACTGAGGTCGGGGGAGTCCCGGGCAGCCGGTTGGTCATGGTTCCTGGTGGCCATCGCCGCGAGCCTCGGCGCGAACGTGGCCACCGCGGGACTGCTCGACCTCGACAACGTTCCGGCATGGCTCCGCATCACCGTGGCGGGTTGGCCGGCGGTCGCCTTCCTCGGCGGCACGCTGCTCGCCCACGGGGCCAACGAGCGTATGGAAGCGGTCGACAAACCGGCACCGCTGCCCGATGACGAGCTGGATACGCCCGCGCTGCCCGCGACTCCTGAATCACCCCGCAAGCCTGACCAGCTCCCGGCCGCTCTCGTCGACCACGCCCGGAAAGTCGCGGCGGAACACCGCACCCGTACGGGATCGCCGATCGACACCTCCACCCTTCGCGCCCGGCTCGGCGTCCTGATGCCGCTCGCCGAGGCTATCGCCGCCCAACTCACCTGA
- a CDS encoding FtsK/SpoIIIE domain-containing protein → MADLVTLAELGGTLTAVGGVAYARKAHPAVYWSMVGLPLSTARLLVSYGSTMDACGLTVPPSRLRALAVRATTRREVRPVPPRRGLVRPTATGLRVRLRLAPGQEPADVAASCERLRHAWGVHAVHVRSIKPGVVELRLVGFDVLRDVKMPRRADTDLLAVPVALREDATPFVRDYRAIPHQLVLGATLSGKSMFLRNLLTALAAQPVALVGIDCKRGVELAPFAPRLSALATDPEQAAELLPVLVQEMEDRYDLIRARQSVPPGVRDEEITSDIWGLPDDERPAPIVLFVDEVAELFLVATRKDEERRDEMVTQLIRLAQLGRAAGIYLEVCGQRFGAELGKGATMLRAQLTGRVCHRVNDEASAKMALGDIAPEAVYVASAIAPEVPGVAVVGDSSGGWSRIRTPYLSLADAAATCRDSAHLAPHIPALESFRPYASAELSPAG, encoded by the coding sequence GTGGCTGACCTGGTGACGCTCGCCGAACTCGGGGGAACACTCACCGCCGTTGGAGGGGTGGCCTACGCCCGCAAGGCTCACCCCGCGGTCTACTGGTCCATGGTCGGCCTGCCCCTCTCGACGGCCCGGCTGCTGGTCTCGTACGGCTCCACCATGGATGCGTGCGGGCTCACGGTTCCGCCGTCCCGTCTGCGGGCGCTGGCCGTCAGGGCGACCACTCGCCGCGAAGTACGCCCGGTCCCTCCCCGTCGCGGTCTGGTCCGCCCGACCGCGACGGGGCTCCGGGTACGGCTCCGTCTCGCCCCCGGTCAGGAACCGGCCGACGTGGCTGCCTCGTGCGAACGGCTTCGGCACGCCTGGGGCGTTCACGCCGTGCACGTCCGGAGCATCAAGCCGGGCGTCGTCGAACTGCGGCTCGTCGGCTTCGATGTCCTGCGGGACGTGAAGATGCCGCGTCGCGCAGACACGGACCTTCTCGCCGTGCCAGTGGCCCTTCGGGAGGACGCGACGCCGTTCGTACGCGACTATCGGGCGATACCTCACCAACTCGTCCTCGGAGCCACGCTCTCGGGGAAGTCCATGTTCCTTCGCAACCTGCTGACGGCGCTGGCGGCTCAGCCCGTGGCGCTCGTCGGCATCGACTGCAAGCGCGGTGTGGAGCTCGCTCCCTTCGCGCCCCGGCTTTCGGCTCTGGCCACGGACCCGGAGCAGGCCGCCGAGCTGCTGCCCGTACTCGTACAGGAAATGGAGGACCGCTACGACCTGATCCGGGCCCGGCAGAGCGTCCCGCCCGGCGTCCGGGACGAGGAGATCACCTCCGACATATGGGGCTTGCCTGACGACGAACGACCGGCCCCGATCGTGCTCTTCGTCGACGAGGTCGCGGAACTGTTCCTCGTCGCCACCCGCAAGGACGAGGAACGGCGCGACGAGATGGTCACCCAGCTCATCCGCCTCGCCCAGCTCGGACGGGCCGCGGGCATCTACTTGGAGGTCTGCGGACAGCGCTTCGGGGCCGAACTGGGCAAGGGGGCGACCATGCTCCGGGCCCAGCTCACTGGCCGCGTCTGCCACCGCGTGAACGACGAGGCGTCGGCCAAGATGGCGCTGGGCGACATCGCTCCTGAGGCGGTGTACGTCGCTTCCGCCATCGCTCCCGAAGTGCCTGGGGTCGCGGTCGTCGGCGACTCGTCCGGCGGCTGGTCCCGCATTCGTACGCCGTACCTTTCCCTCGCCGATGCCGCGGCTACCTGCCGCGACTCGGCGCATCTCGCCCCGCACATACCGGCGCTGGAGTCCTTCCGGCCCTACGCCTCGGCCGAGCTGAGTCCGGCGGGCTGA
- a CDS encoding GntR family transcriptional regulator, with protein sequence MAYEVAAPKYVRLAQTLQGRIEDGTYPPGTLVPSENQLVQAFGMSRPTVVRALELLKRDGWLESRQGYGTIVRGRPEAAEQKDRRGREALERDESRAAGRLVEVEEVPVPPRVASLLGVPKRAKVLVRRLLIEDEGEPVELASSYFPASLVDGTDLAGPAPVQGGLREHLESRKRVRFDHVTERVSPRLATKGEGSLLGMAAGEALLSVLVVAFDASGQALQVTDVLLPADRQELEDTYRLG encoded by the coding sequence ATGGCGTACGAAGTGGCTGCACCCAAGTACGTGCGGCTGGCTCAAACGCTTCAAGGTCGGATCGAGGACGGAACGTACCCGCCCGGCACCCTGGTCCCTAGTGAGAACCAGCTCGTTCAGGCCTTCGGCATGTCCCGCCCGACAGTCGTCCGGGCGCTTGAACTCCTCAAGCGGGATGGCTGGCTTGAGTCCCGACAGGGATACGGCACCATCGTCCGCGGCCGACCGGAAGCGGCGGAACAGAAGGACCGACGTGGACGCGAAGCGCTGGAGCGCGACGAGTCCAGAGCCGCGGGCCGCCTGGTCGAGGTTGAAGAAGTACCCGTGCCGCCGCGCGTGGCTTCGCTACTCGGCGTACCCAAGCGGGCCAAGGTCCTCGTGCGGCGACTGCTGATCGAGGACGAGGGCGAACCGGTCGAGCTGGCCTCGTCTTACTTCCCCGCAAGTCTGGTCGACGGCACGGACCTTGCAGGTCCCGCACCCGTTCAGGGCGGGCTCCGCGAGCACCTGGAGTCGCGCAAACGCGTGCGCTTCGATCACGTGACAGAGCGCGTTTCCCCTCGGCTGGCGACCAAGGGCGAGGGGAGCCTCCTCGGCATGGCCGCCGGTGAAGCGCTGCTCAGCGTTCTCGTCGTGGCCTTCGATGCGTCCGGGCAGGCCCTCCAGGTGACCGATGTCCTGCTGCCGGCTGACCGGCAGGAACTCGAAGACACGTACCGGCTCGGCTGA